From the Bos taurus isolate L1 Dominette 01449 registration number 42190680 breed Hereford chromosome 20, ARS-UCD2.0, whole genome shotgun sequence genome, one window contains:
- the GAPT gene encoding protein GAPT isoform X1, which translates to MLKICGNTSVAVSIGIFLLLLLVICGIGCVWHWKHQNTMRFTLPKFLQRRRSRKKDYTKTFSLSPQFIGPRHKTSVQTQDRHSAGKDTNIHDNYENVKVCPPKAKGETDKKLYENTWQTNPEEHIYGNETPCDYYNFEKPSTSEAPQEEDIYILPDSY; encoded by the coding sequence ATGCTGAAAATCTGTGGAAATACTTCAGTGGCTGTGTCTATaggaattttccttcttttactgTTGGTGATCTGTGGAATTGGGTGTGTTTGGCATTGGAAACACCAGAATACCATGCGATTTACCTTACCAAAGTTTTTGCaaaggaggagaagcaggaaaaAAGACTATACTAAAACTTTCTCCTTGAGTCCCCAGTTTATCGGCCCAAGGCATAAAACCTCAGTTCAAACTCAAGACCGCCATTCTGCTGGGAAGGACACTAACATCCATGACAACtatgaaaatgtgaaagtgtgtCCTCCCAAAGCTAAAGGAGAAACGGACAAGAAACTGTATGAAAATACTTGGCAGACCAATCCCGAGGAGCATATCTACGGAAATGAGACACCATGTGACTATTATAACTTCGAGAAGCCTAGTACTTCTGAAGCCCCTCAAGAGGAAGACATATATATTCTTCCAGATTCATATTAA